In the genome of Meles meles chromosome 2, mMelMel3.1 paternal haplotype, whole genome shotgun sequence, one region contains:
- the CHRNA2 gene encoding neuronal acetylcholine receptor subunit alpha-2 isoform X2 — translation MKFGSWTYDKAKIDLEQMEQTVDLKDYWESGEWAIINATGTYNTKKYDCCAEIYPDITYYFVIRRLPLFYTINLIVPCLLLSCLTVLVFYLPSDCGEKITLCISVLLSLTVFLLLITDIIPSTSLVIPLIGEYLLFTMIFVTLSIVITVFVLNVHHRSPSTHTMPHWVRVAFLGCVPRWLLMSRPLPFLEPQDPPDLKPSSSYRWLETNVDADEREEEEEEEERWVWAAQSLPCLGVLCGHSGRHQGALGPKADSRWQQGGLLLSPRIQKALEGVRYIADHLRSEDADSSVKEDWKYVAMVIDRIFLWLFIVVCFLGTVGLFLPPFLAGMI, via the exons ATGAAGTTTGGCTCCTGGACCTACGACAAGGCCAAGATCGACCTGGAGCAGATGGAGCAGACAGTGGACCTGAAGGACTACTGGGAGAGCGGAGAGTGGGCCATCATCAACGCCACTGGCACCTACAACACCAAGAAGTACGACTGCTGCGCAGAGATCTACCCCGACATCACCTACTACTTCGTCATCCGGCGCCTGCCGCTCTTCTACACCATCAACCTCATCGTCCCCTGCCTGCTCCTCTCCTGCCTCACCGTGCTCGTCTTCTACCTGCCCTCAGACTGTGGCGAGAAGATCACGCTCTGCATCTCCGTGCTGCTCTCGCTCACCGTCTTCCTCCTGCTCATCACCGACATcatcccctccacctccctggtCATCCCGCTCATCGGCGAGTATCTGCTCTTCACCATGATCTTCGTCACGCTCTCCATTGTCATCACGGTCTTTGTCCTCAATGTCCACCACCGCTCCCCCAGCACCCACACGATGCCCCACTGGGTGCGGGTGGCCTTTCTGGGCTGTGTGCCCCGGTGGCTGCTAATGAGCCGGCCCCTGCCCTTCTTGGAGCCCCAGGACCCCCCAGATCTGAAGCCCAGCTCCTCTTACCGCTGGCTGGAGACCAACGTGGATGCGgatgagagggaagaggaggaagaggaggaagaaagatgggTGTGGGCAGCCCAGTCCTTGCCCTGCCTGGGTGTCCTCTGCGGCCACAGTGGTCGGCACCAAGGGGCTTTGGGTCCCAAGGCAGACTCCCGGTGGCAGCAGGGTGGGCTTCTGCTGTCACCTCGCATACAGAAGGCGCTGGAAGGTGTGCGTTATATCGCCGATCACCTGCGATCTGAGGATGCTGACTCTTCG GTCAAGGAAGACTGGAAGTATGTGGCCATGGTCATTGATAGGATATTCCTCTGGTTGTTTATCGTCGTCTGCTTCCTGGGGACGGTTGGACTCTTTCTGCCTCCGTTCCTGGCTGGAATGATCTGA